A portion of the Acidobacteriota bacterium genome contains these proteins:
- a CDS encoding histidine kinase: MREFQWRTLSAVVLAIGIASGVIANFTLTPAEVDAGRRSTVLIMNMAYWGSWALLIPIAVFLAWRIRARNWPWPAALVAHALVGAFLAMTHLAVLSTANQVLVWATLGYPMTWRRFAVSITSTPRLAVEWEFTMYAALAALAYAMALQAEVRRRAVSEAQLETSLAQARLLALQRQLQPHFLFNTLHAVSSLLRRDPDAAESMIERLGRLLRTTLRDSAANEVTLAQDLAALEDYLAIESVQMRERLNVTFAIDAVALEASVPVLLLQPLVENSVRHGLQPRARGGSVHVSARRIGEDLCLQVRDDGIGLTPREPHSAGVGLANTRGRLEQLYGTRQSFEIAEPSSGGVTVSVTLPFRVPTRVEATA; encoded by the coding sequence ATGCGTGAGTTTCAGTGGCGCACGTTGTCGGCCGTCGTGCTTGCGATTGGCATCGCCTCCGGCGTGATCGCCAACTTCACGTTGACGCCCGCCGAGGTGGATGCCGGCCGCCGATCGACGGTGCTCATCATGAACATGGCGTATTGGGGTTCGTGGGCGTTGCTGATTCCCATCGCAGTGTTTCTGGCGTGGCGCATACGCGCCCGCAACTGGCCGTGGCCGGCGGCCCTGGTCGCACACGCGCTGGTCGGCGCGTTCCTGGCCATGACCCATCTGGCGGTCTTGTCGACGGCGAACCAAGTGCTCGTCTGGGCCACGCTCGGGTACCCGATGACGTGGAGGCGTTTTGCCGTCAGCATCACCTCCACGCCTCGGCTCGCGGTGGAGTGGGAGTTCACGATGTATGCCGCACTGGCGGCGCTGGCTTACGCAATGGCGCTGCAGGCCGAAGTGCGGCGGCGCGCGGTGTCTGAAGCGCAGTTGGAAACGAGCCTGGCGCAGGCCCGTCTCCTCGCGTTGCAGCGGCAACTTCAGCCGCACTTCCTGTTCAACACGCTGCATGCGGTGTCTTCGCTGCTCCGGCGCGATCCCGACGCGGCAGAATCCATGATTGAACGCCTGGGTCGCCTGCTGCGCACGACTCTGCGCGACAGTGCGGCCAACGAGGTCACTCTGGCACAGGATCTGGCGGCGCTCGAGGATTACCTGGCGATCGAATCAGTGCAGATGCGCGAACGGTTGAACGTGACGTTTGCCATCGATGCGGTTGCGCTCGAGGCGAGTGTTCCCGTGTTGTTGCTGCAGCCCCTTGTGGAAAACAGCGTGCGCCATGGATTGCAGCCGCGGGCCCGGGGCGGCAGCGTCCACGTGTCGGCGCGCCGTATCGGCGAGGATTTGTGTTTGCAGGTGCGCGACGACGGGATTGGCCTGACGCCGAGAGAGCCCCACAGTGCCGGCGTCGGTCTTGCGAATACCCGTGGCCGGCTCGAGCAGTTGTATGGGACCCGCCAGTCGTTTGAGATTGCGGAACCCTCCAGTGGCGGCGTCACCGTCAGCGTGACCCTGCCGTTCCGAGTGCCCACCCGGGTGGAGGCGACGGCATGA
- a CDS encoding response regulator transcription factor, whose amino-acid sequence MTTLRVVVVEDQAPAREYLLSLLSAHADVEVVAVCNDGRAAIEALAACRADVVLLDIQMPECNGFDVIRAVAPEHMPPVIFVTAYEDHAVHAFEVRALDYLVKPFTRARVDQALATARAHTHQRRVTEAAARLAALVAPTAPIAPADRLALKRREGTAFVDPGEVEFVRASRNDVILSTGTADYRYRATLTEMRETLGAMFVQVHRSMLVNFDHVQPVILVTDGTVRVRLTSGREVRVSSAFRADVEARLRTRG is encoded by the coding sequence ATGACCACGCTGCGTGTGGTGGTGGTGGAAGACCAGGCTCCGGCCCGGGAGTACCTGCTCAGCTTGCTGTCGGCGCATGCCGACGTGGAGGTGGTGGCGGTGTGCAACGACGGTCGCGCCGCGATCGAGGCACTCGCCGCGTGCCGGGCCGATGTGGTGCTCCTGGACATCCAGATGCCCGAATGTAATGGCTTCGACGTGATTCGCGCCGTCGCCCCCGAGCACATGCCGCCGGTCATCTTTGTCACCGCGTACGAGGACCATGCGGTGCACGCCTTTGAAGTCCGTGCGCTCGACTACCTGGTGAAGCCGTTTACCCGCGCACGTGTGGACCAGGCGCTGGCCACCGCCCGGGCGCACACGCATCAGCGGCGGGTCACCGAGGCCGCCGCGCGCCTGGCCGCGCTGGTTGCGCCAACCGCGCCGATAGCGCCCGCAGACCGCCTGGCCTTGAAGCGGCGCGAGGGCACGGCATTTGTGGACCCCGGTGAGGTGGAATTCGTGCGCGCGAGTCGCAACGACGTGATCCTGTCCACCGGCACCGCCGACTACCGGTATCGCGCCACGCTCACGGAGATGCGTGAAACGCTGGGCGCCATGTTCGTGCAGGTGCACAGGTCGATGCTCGTGAATTTCGATCACGTACAGCCGGTCATCCTTGTCACTGACGGGACGGTCCGAGTCCGGCTGACAAGCGGCCGGGAGGTCAGGGTGTCGTCGGCGTTTCGTGCAGACGTCGAGGCGCGCTTGAGGACGCGTGGATAA
- a CDS encoding ABC transporter ATP-binding protein, translating into MPPALRLANLRKAYGDVIAVNGLNLEVPAGQCFGLLGPNGAGKTTTIEICEGLTTPDSGVVEVLGRTWARDAAALRQRLGIQLQDTQLADKLTVFETVRLFRSFYHHGPAPDDVIALVQLEEKRAARVIELSGGQKQRLALACALVGDPELLFLDEPTTGLDPQARRQLWDLIDTFRKAGKTILLTTHYMDEAERLCDDLAIMDRGQVIARGTPRGLIDATGDGLTATLEDVFVTLTGRHLRDD; encoded by the coding sequence ATGCCCCCAGCCCTGCGGCTCGCCAACCTCCGGAAGGCCTACGGCGATGTCATCGCCGTCAACGGCCTGAATCTCGAGGTACCGGCCGGGCAGTGCTTTGGGCTGCTGGGGCCCAATGGCGCAGGCAAGACCACGACCATCGAGATTTGTGAGGGACTCACCACGCCCGATTCAGGTGTGGTCGAGGTGCTGGGCCGGACGTGGGCGCGTGATGCAGCGGCGCTGCGCCAGAGGCTCGGGATTCAGCTGCAGGATACGCAACTCGCCGACAAACTGACGGTCTTTGAGACGGTCCGGCTGTTTCGCAGCTTCTACCACCACGGGCCGGCTCCCGATGACGTCATCGCATTGGTGCAACTCGAGGAGAAACGCGCGGCGCGGGTGATCGAGTTGTCGGGTGGGCAGAAGCAGCGCCTGGCCCTGGCGTGTGCGCTTGTCGGCGACCCGGAGCTTCTGTTCCTGGACGAGCCGACCACCGGCCTGGATCCGCAGGCGCGCCGCCAGTTATGGGACCTCATCGATACCTTTCGCAAAGCCGGCAAGACCATCCTGCTCACCACGCACTACATGGATGAAGCCGAGCGCCTGTGTGACGATTTGGCCATCATGGACCGGGGCCAGGTGATTGCGCGGGGCACACCGCGCGGACTCATCGATGCCACAGGCGACGGACTGACCGCCACGCTCGAGGACGTCTTTGTCACGCTGACCGGAAGGCATCTGCGCGATGACTAG